GACTTTAAGCACTCATACAGAAGAATTAAAGAAAAGCTTGTTGGTAAAACCTTTGAGATAAACCCTAACTTAAAGGGGGCGTTATTAAACTTTATCTCTGAGATAAAAAATTGCGATGCAAAATCTCTCTATGAAAAAAATATCGATGTTATATCGGAGATTTATGAAAACTCAGAATACCAAAATCTAAGACATTTAAAACAATCTCTTTGGGATTTTGAAAGGTTTTTGAGATTTGTCAGCAAGGATGCGCTATCGAAAAATGATTTATTAGACCATTTAATGAAAATATTCCTCATTCTTTCATTCGAGATAAAAAGTGGAGAAATCCTCCCCAAAGATATATCTCGATTTAAGAGTGACTACTTTTCAAGCATTCTTGAACTCGGGTCAAAAAATAAAGAAGATACACCGTATCAAAAAGTAAGTAAGAAATACAACAACATAAATCTTAGAAATCTTTTGATTGAGGAATCAATATGGATTGATTTCTTTGATAAAGGCTGTTGTTCGATAGAAAAAGTACAGGAATCACTTGAAAAATCTGAATACTACCTCTCAGAAAACACTCCCAACTGGGTGAGGTTATGGCATTCAATGGATTTAAGTGATGAAGAGTTTGATGCTGCTCTTGAGTCTGTGGAAAAAGATTTTTACGAAAAGGTATTTTCGGAATTAGGTGTAATCAGGCATGTGGCTGGGACTTTTCTTTGGCTTTCAAAAATAGGATTAATTAAAAAAGCTAAACGAGAAATATTAGAGTTTTCCTGTGCTTATATTGATCACCTTAAAGATCGTGGACAACTTAATACAGATACTTTTAATAGACCTAGATTCAGAGAGCACGAATCATGGGGCGGCCTTGGTTTTCATGAAAGTGAATCTGAAGAATTCATAGAATTAACTAAATACATAGAAAAACTGAGCGAGCAGGCCGTAATTGAAGATTATCCTAAAGCTGGAAGTGAATTACTTCGCCTTATAGATAAAGATCCTGATTCATTCTATAATAAGGTAGTTCTTTGCAACAGTCCAGATAATATTTACTACAAAACACCAATATTCCAATATATTGATAAAAATAGTTTTGTAAGTTCATTCGTAAGCGCTAGGCCAAGTTCAAGAAACATTGTTTGCTATGCCTTCTCTGAAAGGTATAAATTCGATGAATTTAATTCATTACTTGCTCCTGAACTAGACTGGCTAATAAATGTTATTAATCTACTAGAGGAAAAAAGACAGTTACTTGAAGGGAAAATTAGTGGTTATCAGATTCAATCCTATATTAACAATTATTTTAGACCTGCTATGGAAAGACTAGAAAAATATGAAGCTAACAAGAAAAGTTAGTCGAATTGTTAAAGCTACTGCTACTTTGGGCATTAGAGTAAAGAATTTATCTTGAGGTTAAAACGGCTAAAGATATTAAATAATTATTAAATATGTAGATCCTATGTGCCTACTACAAGATCGGAAGCAATTGCATTTGGATAAGTCTATCGCCTGAAATGGATCATTATTCGGTAATTTACAAAATTTTTCATCATACTGTTTGTGGACTCCAGCGCTCCTGAACGGATTTCTATGGAATGGAAATCCGTTCAGGAGCCAACAAGCGTAGCGCGTTAGCCGCTTGATATACGGATTTTGGCGCAGTAAATTGTCAGTGTTACACCGGTGCTGCAAGCAGCACTCCCATGTTGCCACGACCTTCAAGGCAACGCTCAGGCCCAACCTGTGTGGTCAACTCCCAACCCGCCCCGCTACCGGTTTGCGGGTGATCGCTGCGGCGATGGTAGCTACCTTATCCCAACGCCTTAGGGCTGCATCCTGTTTATTTTTCGTGAAGCAACTGTTCTGCCGTTGTTCGCACACTCACTGATGCGTACCACCCCTATAGCTGGCGCAGCCATCTGCCCTTTTGCTGCCTCAGCGAATGCATCCATGAGGCAGCGGCGTCACTTCATACGGCGCAAAGCCGTTGCAAGTGACGCCGCGAACGATCTCTGCGCCAGCCCTTACGCCACAGCGCTTTCCGGCGTGCCCTGTCATCTGACGCACATTTTCTGCGTCAATTCTCATCAACCCACTTATCAGAGGAGGACTGAACCGATACCTGAGGCAGGCTTTCAGCCTGAGGGGATTACCCTGCTGATGCAGGCGGCTGCACCGAGTGCATAACCGATATCTCCGTCATACCTCAACCACTGCCGCTCCGGCGCGCAGGTATTGTTCAGTGCGGCACGGTTTCCCCGTGTCGTAAATCGCCGTGCGCCGGAGAACAGAGGTTATTGAGGATGAGGGGATAGCATATGTCACGATTAAGCCGGGAGATGCAAACGCTAGTCCGACAGGCTGGCGGCAGCCATACCCGGTTTCAGCAACCGGTAAGCCAGCTCACTGGTGTCGATGGATTTAGGGCATGGAGACGGGCGCGGGCGGTATGTGCAGCAGGTCTACGGCAGAACGGCGTAGGCCCTTTCCCCTAGCTGGCCCATCAGTTCACGTTCTTCAGGTAACCCCGCCAGCCAGGGAAAAAGATCAGATTGGCACTGAAATGGGGAATTAAGTGTTACCTATGTGGTACTGGTGGGGGAACCCGGCCCAAAAAAACCGGGTTCCCCCACTATCCACGTATATAGCGGAGTCAGGTGGGGAGAATGACCAAAAACCGCATGCTGACGGGGTTGAATGCCAGATCGCCGTTTTCTGGTGGGGGAAAACACGATCCGTCTGCAAGTCGGGTGAAAATGGGGGAAGTCAGGCGGATTTTTTTCTGATCTGCTTGTGGCGTTCAATCAGGTTGCCTTCTTCATCGAAGTAGCGGCTCGGCCAGATCTCCGACGGATGAATACCTAATGCCTCCGCGATCAGAAATTCGCCTTTCGGCCACGGGCGGGTAAGCACGTTCGCCAGCGTTGAAGAGCTTAATCCTGCCTGCCGGGATACCGCTGCCATCGTTATCTTTTTCTTGTGTAACGAGGCAATTATGTCTGCCGGATGCATATCAATTTTGTTAGTCATGCTCCCTCCTTGATCGTAGAGACAGAATAATTTTTCAACATCAATACTAAGTAATACTTAGTACATTTTCAACAGGCAGACATGAAAATCACCGCTGGTTATCCAGTCGGTCGGGATTCTCATGCTGCCATATCGTTTGAAGGAAGCCAGATTAAAAGCCGGTTTATCGCAGCAGCAGCTTGGTGTGCTCGCCGGTATCGATGAGGCGACGGCCAGCGCACGGATGAATCAATATGAGCGCGGCGTGCATACTCCTGATTTTGAACTGGTGTGCAGGTTAGCCGCTGTGTTGAATACCCCTGCCAGTTATTTTTACACCGTTGAAGATGATTTAGCGGAAATCATCCTTACTTACGCCCGCCAGAAAAATACCGACGCTTTTTAAATCTCCCTCTTTCTGGATTTAAGCAATAAAAACGAGTAGTTGAGAAAGCATCACTAAGTAATGCTTAGTATATTTTCAATAGGTTAGCGTGAAAACTA
This window of the Brenneria goodwinii genome carries:
- a CDS encoding P-loop NTPase fold protein, encoding MDNPNFHIEEFLQYYYSFGQEPGYAVLLKGKWGTGKTWFINQTLKVHEQQGGKHLYVSLYGVTSFDEIEDEFFKQLHPLLSSKSMALAGKIAKGLIKATLKIDLNGDGKMDGSVSAQVPELGLPKYLTNTSGFVIVFDDLERASIKLENLLGYINHYVEHQGYKVIIVANEEEILTLQEKNEDFKHSYRRIKEKLVGKTFEINPNLKGALLNFISEIKNCDAKSLYEKNIDVISEIYENSEYQNLRHLKQSLWDFERFLRFVSKDALSKNDLLDHLMKIFLILSFEIKSGEILPKDISRFKSDYFSSILELGSKNKEDTPYQKVSKKYNNINLRNLLIEESIWIDFFDKGCCSIEKVQESLEKSEYYLSENTPNWVRLWHSMDLSDEEFDAALESVEKDFYEKVFSELGVIRHVAGTFLWLSKIGLIKKAKREILEFSCAYIDHLKDRGQLNTDTFNRPRFREHESWGGLGFHESESEEFIELTKYIEKLSEQAVIEDYPKAGSELLRLIDKDPDSFYNKVVLCNSPDNIYYKTPIFQYIDKNSFVSSFVSARPSSRNIVCYAFSERYKFDEFNSLLAPELDWLINVINLLEEKRQLLEGKISGYQIQSYINNYFRPAMERLEKYEANKKS
- a CDS encoding helix-turn-helix domain-containing protein; protein product: MTNKIDMHPADIIASLHKKKITMAAVSRQAGLSSSTLANVLTRPWPKGEFLIAEALGIHPSEIWPSRYFDEEGNLIERHKQIRKKSA
- a CDS encoding helix-turn-helix domain-containing protein codes for the protein MLPYRLKEARLKAGLSQQQLGVLAGIDEATASARMNQYERGVHTPDFELVCRLAAVLNTPASYFYTVEDDLAEIILTYARQKNTDAF